The region TCTACAACGACTACCACGACCGCATCAGCACGTTCCACCTGAAGGACACCGCGTCTTCGGCCCAGCCCGACAGCCTGCGCCATTCGCAGGATCCGGAAATCACCGATGACGGCACGCGCTGGTTCTGGGAACCGGGCATGGGCACGCTGGACCTCAAGGGCCTGTATCGTGCGCTCAAGGAGCACGGGTTCAAGGGCTGGATGTCGATCGAGTACGACGGTTCGCCCGACCTCCTCGCCTCGATGGCGATGACCCGCTACTATCTCGATAACGAACTGCGCCCGATCTACGATTGATCTGGCCGGAATCGCGCCGGCGCATAGGCGTCGGCGTCGATTTCCGCGGTGAGATCGTCGCGTGGCAGGCCGAGCAGCAGTTGCGCGCCAAGCCGGGCCGCGGCAGGCGCGGTCTGGATGCCGAAGCCGCCTTGCCCGGCAAACCAGAACAGACCCTCCACCGCCGGATCGAAGCCGTAGACCGGCAGGCGGTCCGGCGAGAAGGACCTAAGGCCGGCCCAGCGACGCTCGAGGGCGGCGATGTTCCAGTCCACCACGTGCTGAAAGCGGTCGATGGCGATGGCGACATCCAGTTCCTCGGGCGCGGCATCGCCGGCGACGTCGGGAATTTCGTCGTGCGGCGAAAGCCACAGACGCCCGGCTTGAGGCTTGAAATAGAAGTCCTCATTGATGCCCAGCGTAAGTGGCAGGGAATCTGCCGGGGCAGGATCGGTGCGCAATTGCACGATCGTGCGGCGCAACGGCTGGACGCCGAGCGGGCGCGCGCCGGCAAGGCCCGCAAGCGAGTCCGCCCATGCTCCGGCGGCATTGGCAATGATCGGAGCGCGTGCCTCGCCTCCAGCCCAGGCCAGCCGCCACTGTCCGCCTTCCCGCTCCAGCCGCTCGACGCGGGACCGCACGCGCATCACGGTGCCGGTGCGCTTCGACGCTGCGAGGTAGTGCTGATGCAAGCCGGCAACGTCGATGTCAGCGCAGCCGGGCTCCCAGGCGCCAACAACCCATTCGGGCTTGAGCCCGGGCACGCGGGCTTCGAGCGCAGACCGGTCCTGCAGATGCAGGATGGCTCCCAAGGCGGTGAACTTTTCGATGAAAGCCTCAACCTTGTCGCGGTCCGACGCCTGCCCAATGTTCAGAGCACCACGCGGGGACAGGAAGCCCCCTCCCGCAAGTACCGGCCCGAAGCCATCGTCAGCGGAAAGACGCCAGGGCCGCCGTAGGTCTCTTCCCAGAACGCGGCGGAACGGCCGGTGGTGTGGTAGCCGGGGGTGTCCTCCGCCTCGACCAGTAACACGCGGGCATGTGGCGCGCATTCGGCGGCGAGACTGGCGCCTGCCATCCCGGCGCCGACGATGGCGACGTCAAAATCTCCGGCAAAGATGGTCACGCGGCGTCTGCCTCCGCGCCGGGCGCCATGCGGTCGAGGAAATCGTCGATCGCGGCCATGACCTTGTCTCTTACCGGATCGGCCTCGCGCAGCAATTCGTGACGGGCCTCCCGCCCCCAGGTCATCAATTGCGCACGCGGGAGGCGGCGTGCGGCACGCTCGATCGCTTTCCAGCTGACCAGACCATCGTGACGCGCGGCAAGCAGCAGGACAGGCACATCAACCGCCTCGAGAGTGCCCGGCGCATCCAGTGCGAGCATCGAGGCATAGGCGCGCTCGACCCAGCGCCAAGAGCCGGGCCCCATGCCGAGGACGGAGCGCTGCAGCTTCCATTGCGCCTCGTCCTCGTACCGTTCGGCGTCATGCGTCAGCAAGGTATTGCGGGCGGCGGCGGTCGTCCCGGGCTTTTCGCTGATCTTCCAGGCGGGGCGGGCGGGATCGCCGAATCGGCACATCGCTTCGGCCACCTTGTGAAGCGCGCGATTCGGTCCCGGAGTGAGAAAGCCCAGCATGGGAGCACTCAAGACCACCGCAACAGGGTTAATACGCCTTTCCGCAAGAGCACGTAGCACGAGATGACCGCCCATCGAATGGCCGATCACGACATGGGGACCAGGCGTCTGGTCGACCCATTGAGACCAGAACGCGGCGAGGTCCTCAATCCAGATGGAGAAGTCCTCGACGTGCCCGATTGCAGGATGCGCCGAGAGGCGTCCCGAGCCTGCCTGCCCGCGCCAGTCGAGTGCGGTTACGCGCCATCCTTCTTCATGCCAATAATCGAGAGATTCCAGATACTTCTCGTAAAAATCTCCACGCCCTGGCAAGAACAGGATCGACCCGCGCGGTCCGTGTTCGGCAGGTGGAACCGCGTGGCCGAGCCAGTCGATCCGGCGGATGACATGGCCGTCTGAGGCGGTCCAGAAACCTTCGTTCGCATCCGCCGGAATCGCCCTGCGATCGATCCGACTCCTGGTACCGAACTCCATGCCTGAAACGCCTCCAATGGCGCAGTTGCGCGCCAAGGTTTGGTTACCGTTTGGTAAGTGATTGTCCCGTATGCCCCAAGACATGCAGGGGAACATCTTCGTTTACGGACTGGTCGGGGCATTGGCAATCGCGCTGCTGGTTGCCGCCTTTACCGATATCCGCCGCCGCCAGATCGACAACTGGCTGAACGCTGCCATCGCGCTGTCTGCGCCGGCCTACTGGTGGGCATCGGGCTTGTCGCTGTGGCCAGGCGTGGCGATGCAGGTGGGTGTGGCGTTTATCGCCTTCGTCGTCCTCGCAGGCCTCTTTGCGCTGAAGCTCATGGGTGGCGGAGACGTCAAGCTGCTGGCGGCGCTGGCACTGTGGTTGCCGCCCCTGACCTTCGTCAAGCTGCTGGTGATCATGTCGCTGCTGGGCGGCGCGCTGACCATAGTCGTCGCCGCGTGGCACTACACGGTAACGCGCCGGCGCGATGCAAAGATCCCTTACGGCGTGGCAATCGCCAGCGCCGGACTGATCGTCCTGGCCCCGATGCTCGAGGCCGGCTGGCGCTCCGTTACAGGTGCATGAACACCATATCACAATTTTTAACCATTTTGCCCGAGACATGCGGGCCTGAGTTAAGAGGGCGGGACAAGTAGCATGGACAAGAGGAAGCTGATGTTGCTGGTGGGGGCGCTGATCGTTGCGATCGGCACGGCCTTCGCGGCAAGGAGCCTTTTCGCTGGCGCGTCCACGCCCCAGGCAGAAGCTGCGGCAAAGATGCCGATGGGCCCGAAGGTGCTGGTAGCCCAGCGCGCCCTGCCCGTCGGCACGATCATTACTGCCGACTCAATCAACTTCCAGGCATGGCCCAAGGACATGGTTCAGGACGCCTACTTCGTCGAGGGCGAAGCTGACATGCAGAAGCTGCTCGGCACCGTGGTGCGCAACCCGATGACTGCCGGCGAGCCGGTGACCAAGGGCAATCTCGTTGCCCCCGGCGACCGTGG is a window of Novosphingobium sp. THN1 DNA encoding:
- a CDS encoding alpha/beta hydrolase, translating into MEFGTRSRIDRRAIPADANEGFWTASDGHVIRRIDWLGHAVPPAEHGPRGSILFLPGRGDFYEKYLESLDYWHEEGWRVTALDWRGQAGSGRLSAHPAIGHVEDFSIWIEDLAAFWSQWVDQTPGPHVVIGHSMGGHLVLRALAERRINPVAVVLSAPMLGFLTPGPNRALHKVAEAMCRFGDPARPAWKISEKPGTTAAARNTLLTHDAERYEDEAQWKLQRSVLGMGPGSWRWVERAYASMLALDAPGTLEAVDVPVLLLAARHDGLVSWKAIERAARRLPRAQLMTWGREARHELLREADPVRDKVMAAIDDFLDRMAPGAEADAA
- a CDS encoding prepilin peptidase; the protein is MQGNIFVYGLVGALAIALLVAAFTDIRRRQIDNWLNAAIALSAPAYWWASGLSLWPGVAMQVGVAFIAFVVLAGLFALKLMGGGDVKLLAALALWLPPLTFVKLLVIMSLLGGALTIVVAAWHYTVTRRRDAKIPYGVAIASAGLIVLAPMLEAGWRSVTGA